From a single Brassica napus cultivar Da-Ae chromosome C9, Da-Ae, whole genome shotgun sequence genomic region:
- the LOC125575424 gene encoding probable LRR receptor-like serine/threonine-protein kinase At5g59680 yields the protein MVERIAKDQVHHERTKHIDVRYHFLRDEKRIEVKKVGTADNPADMFTKLLLTPLPKPIFNVYDRVWDSYFRNEWTQISTTLQVNNSNNYSPPKAALTTAATSTNAYAPLTIKWNSSNVFSQYYLYTHFAEIQELQTNDTREFNLNWNGNHYYDLLVPPKFKVFTVFSESGGSCKGGECSFQLTRTNRSTLPPLVNALEVFTVIHFPQPETNETDVFAVQNIKTTYGISRISWQGDPCVPQQFIWDGLSCSNTDMATPPRITHL from the exons ATGGTTGAGAGGATTG CCAAGGATCAGGTtcatcatgagagaaccaagcatatCGATGTAAGATACCATTTTCTAAGAGATGAGAAGAGGATTGAAGTGAAGAAGGTAGGAACAGCTGATAATCCTGCGGATATGTTCACTAAGCTG TTATTGACTCCACTTCCAAAACCCATCTTCAATGTCTATGATCGCGTATGGGATTCGTACTTTAGAAACGAATGGACCCAGATTTCCACCACTCTCCAAGTGAACAATTCAAACAATTATTCTCCACCAAAGGCAGCACTCACGACTGCTGCAACATCTACTAATGCCTATGCGCCACTGACGATAAAATGGAATTCGAGTAACGTTTTTAGCCAATATTACTTGTATACACACTTCGCTGAGATCCAAGAGTTGCAGACCAACGATACCAGGGAATTCAACCTGAATTGGAATGGAAATCACTACTATGACCTTCTAGTTCCTccaaaatttaaagtatttactGTTTTTAGCGAGTCTGGGGGTAGCTGCAAAGGAGGGGAATGCAGTTTTCAGCTGACGAGAACCAACAGATCAACTCTTCCTCCTCTGGTTAACGCTCTTGAGGTCTTCACAGTTATCCACTTTCCGCAGCCTGAAACAAATGAAACCGATG TGTTTGCTGTCCAAAACATCAAAACCACATATGGAATAAGTAGAATTAGCTGGCAAGGAGATCCATGCGTCCCTCAACAGTTTATATGGGATGGCTTAAGCTGTAGCAACACGGATATGGCTACACCACCAAGAATCACTCATTTGTAA
- the LOC106362923 gene encoding probable LRR receptor-like serine/threonine-protein kinase At5g59680 → MTNNFQRVVGEGGFGIVYHGTLNDYEQVAVKLLSQSSTRGYRQFKAEVDLLMRVHHTNLVNLVGYCNEGDHLALIYEFVPNGDLRQHLSGKGGRSIINWGIRLRIAVEAASGLEYLHIGCIPPMVHRDVKTTNILLDEQFKAKLADFWLSRSFPVVDESHVSTMVAGTPGYLDPEYYRTNRLTEKSDVYSFGIVLLEMITNQPVIDQSREKSHITEWAGFEVNSGDIRSIMDPNLQEDYDSDSAWRTFDLAMSCANPSSKRRPSMFQVVVELKECLASEKSSRNMSRGIMDSHRSDEVTVLVDTEMFLVAR, encoded by the exons ATGACAAACAACTTCCAAAGGGTTGTTGGGGAAGGAGGATTTGGAATTGTCTACCACGGTACTCTAAATGATTATGAACAAGTAGCTGTTAAGCTCCTTTCTCAATCATCAACTCGAGGCTATAGACAATTCAAGGCTGAA GTTGATCTTCTTATGAGAGTTCACCACACAAATTTGGTAAACCTAGTAGGATATTGTAATGAAGGAGATCACTTGGCTCTGATATACGAGTTTGTGCCCAATGGGGACTTAAGACAACATCTGTCTG GGAAAGGAGGAAGATCCATCATCAATTGGGGTATTCGGCTACGAATAGCTGTGGAGGCTGCATCAG GTTTGGAGTACTTACACATTGGCTGCATACCACCAATGGTTCATAGAGATGTCAAAACCACAAACATATTGTTGGACGAGCAGTTTAAGGCCAAGCTTGCTGATTTTTGGCTGTCAAGATCTTTTCCAGTTGTAGATGAATCTCATGTTTCGACGATGGTTGCTGGTACTCCTGGATACCTTGATCCCGA ATATTACCGTACAAATCGGTTGACCGAGAAGAGCGATGTGTACAGTTTCGGCATTGTGTTATTGGAGATGATCACAAACCAACCCGTGATTGACCAATCCCGTGAAAAGTCTCACATAACAGAGTGGGCTGGGTTTGAGGTAAATAGTGGAGATATTAGGAGTATCATGGATCCAAACCTTCAAGAAGACTACGACTCTGATTCTGCATGGAGAACTTTTGACTTGGCAATGTCATGTGCAAACCCTTCTTCCAAAAGACGCCCAAGCATGTTTCAGGTTGTTGTGGAACTGAAAGAGTGTCTTGCGTCTGAAAAATCGAGTAGAAATATGAGTAGAGGCATAATGGACTCTCATAGATCGGATGAAGTGACTGTGCTCGTTGATACTGAGATGTTTCTTGTAGCGAGATAG